In Cynocephalus volans isolate mCynVol1 chromosome 3, mCynVol1.pri, whole genome shotgun sequence, one DNA window encodes the following:
- the LOC134372464 gene encoding uncharacterized protein LOC134372464: MEDKSAPRVQTRQRPPDPAAWWQRGWQPQAEALARVPVGEPVCPQGLLQAQPARGVALAQESLCDHEPLPGVVRAPLLPRCGEVLLPARPSEQSAARPGQRPGHPGNLNTSLTTCAWSACQEHHGPYPAHEPGRRGPLQVLLPAEGLLPAGGEGGRRSRTSGVLDAVDNISESWEELPPATLNGGWRKLWPKCVQSGLGSGHVETLPQIRRDSVALAHSAGFAEVAEAGVAELLQCWGADLSNEELMGLEQEWAAGRWGGIVRDNDPNPERSLKVCRSIKDISSYRELFKEKKRGLKQGLGVSIPGAHTHYTEQSLCAKVGLAEMDGLPACFPVTLQLSFKPCRQQSLKRFDVVRIRKEEMLIVPH, translated from the exons ATGGAGGACAAGTCGGCCCCGCGGGTTCAAACCCGCCAGAGACCTCCCGACCCTGCTGCTTGGTGGCAACGCGGCTGGCAACCTCAGGCTGAAGCCCTTGCTCGTGTACCCGTCGGAGAACCCGTGTGCCCTCAAGGGCTTCTCCAAGCCCAACCTGCCCGTGGTGTGGCGCTCGCACAAGAAAGCTTGTGTGACCATGAGCCTCTTCCAGGAGTGGTTCGTGCACCTCTTCTGCCCCGCTGTGGAGAGGTACTGCTCCCAGCACGGCCTTCCGAACAAAGCGCTGCTCGTCCTGGACAGCGGCCCGGCCACCCTGGGAACCTGAACACCTCTCTGACCACGTGCGCGTGGAGTGCCTGCCAGGAACACCACGGCCCTTATCCAGCCCATGAACCAGGGCGTCGCGGCCCTCTTCAAGTTCTGTTACCTGCGGAGGGTCTTCTGCCTGCTGGTGGTGAGGGCGGGCGGCGGTCCAGAACTTCTGGCGTCCTCGATGCCGTTGACAACATCTCCGAGTCTTGGGAGGAGCTCCCGCCAGCCACGCTGAACGGAGGGTGGAGAAAGCTGTGGCCCAAGTGCGTCCAGAGCGGTTTGGGCAGCGGACACGTGGAAACCCTCCCACAGATCCGGCGCGATAGTGTGGCGCTGGCACACAGCGCAGGTTTTGCAGAGGTGGCAGAAGCAGGTGTGGCCGAACTGCTGCAGTGCTGGGGGGCGGACCTGTCCAACGAGGAACTGATGGGACTGGAGCAGGAGTGGGCCGCGGggcggtggggtggg ATTGTCAGAGACAACGATCCCAACCCGGAGCGCAGCCTCAAAGTCTGCCGGAGCATCAAAGACATCAGCAGCTACAGAGAGCTCTTCAAGGAGAAGAAGAGAGGCCTCAAGCAGGGGTTGGGTgtaag TATTCCTGGAGCCCACACCCACTACACTGAGCAGTCCCTGTGTGCAAAAGTGGGGCTTGCAGAGATGGATGGACTTCCTGCTTGTTTTCCTGTCACCCTGCAGCTGAGCTTCAAGCCCTGCAGACAGCAAAG cctGAAGCGATTTGATGTGGTTCGCATCAGGAAGGAGGAAATGCTGATCGTCCCCCATTAG
- the LOC134373023 gene encoding putative CENPB DNA-binding domain-containing protein 1 isoform X2, with protein sequence MKTVSHPQVSGKAPIGEIGLCRSTKWDRKSITLHVKLEVLQRFEEGEKLMQIAWALGLATSTVASICVNKDKIQANSRTTTPVSATQLTCCWGMVMGHMEHLLSLWIEEQKQQNLPVSTLLIQDKARRLFAQLQQEQGDGTQAEIFGASNGWFACFKAHHNVLLTDEPAVADTQAAAQ encoded by the coding sequence ATGAAGACAGTCTCCCACCCACAGGTGTCGGGGAAGGCACCCATTGGTGAGATTGGCCTCTGTCGCAGTACTAAGTGGGATCGGAAGTCCATCACCCTGCACGTGAAGTTGGAGGTGCTGCAGAGGTTTGAGGAGGGTGAGAAGCTGATGCAGATCGCCTGGGCCCTGGGGCTGGCCACCTCCACCGTTGCCTCGATCTGTGTCAACAAGGACAAGATCCAGGCCAATTCCCGGACCACCACTCCAGTCAGTGCCACACAGCTGACCTGCTGCTGGGGCATGGTGATGGGCCACATGGAGCACTTGCTGAGCCTGTGGATtgaggagcagaagcagcagaacCTGCCTGTCAGCACACTGCTCATCCAGGACAAGGCACGCAGACTGTTTGCACAGCTGCAGCAGGAGCAGGGTGATGGCACCCAGGCTGAGATCTTTGGGGCCAGCAACGGCTGGTTTGCCTGCTTCAAGGCGCACCACAATGTGCTGCTGACGGATGAGCCAGCTGTAGCTGACACCCAGGCTGCTGCCCAGTAA
- the LOC134373023 gene encoding putative CENPB DNA-binding domain-containing protein 1 isoform X1, which translates to MGKCRSPVSPAEARSSSQGPGVSGKAPIGEIGLCRSTKWDRKSITLHVKLEVLQRFEEGEKLMQIAWALGLATSTVASICVNKDKIQANSRTTTPVSATQLTCCWGMVMGHMEHLLSLWIEEQKQQNLPVSTLLIQDKARRLFAQLQQEQGDGTQAEIFGASNGWFACFKAHHNVLLTDEPAVADTQAAAQ; encoded by the exons ATGGGGAAATGCCGCAGTCCTGTCAGCCCAGCTGAAGCACGCAGCTCTTCTCAAGGCCCGGGG GTGTCGGGGAAGGCACCCATTGGTGAGATTGGCCTCTGTCGCAGTACTAAGTGGGATCGGAAGTCCATCACCCTGCACGTGAAGTTGGAGGTGCTGCAGAGGTTTGAGGAGGGTGAGAAGCTGATGCAGATCGCCTGGGCCCTGGGGCTGGCCACCTCCACCGTTGCCTCGATCTGTGTCAACAAGGACAAGATCCAGGCCAATTCCCGGACCACCACTCCAGTCAGTGCCACACAGCTGACCTGCTGCTGGGGCATGGTGATGGGCCACATGGAGCACTTGCTGAGCCTGTGGATtgaggagcagaagcagcagaacCTGCCTGTCAGCACACTGCTCATCCAGGACAAGGCACGCAGACTGTTTGCACAGCTGCAGCAGGAGCAGGGTGATGGCACCCAGGCTGAGATCTTTGGGGCCAGCAACGGCTGGTTTGCCTGCTTCAAGGCGCACCACAATGTGCTGCTGACGGATGAGCCAGCTGTAGCTGACACCCAGGCTGCTGCCCAGTAA